In the genome of Gemmatimonadota bacterium, one region contains:
- the hisIE gene encoding bifunctional phosphoribosyl-AMP cyclohydrolase/phosphoribosyl-ATP diphosphatase HisIE — MTPAAWLDSLSFDASGLLPVVAQDAHTGDLLMVAWANREALARTAATGEAHYWSRSREAIWRKGETSGHTQRVTQLRIDCDGDTVLYRVVQEGPACHTGAPTCFARQVAPDGSVTPGNDPGGHLLTRLARTIALRQEDRPAGSYTTTLFERGLPKISQKVGEEAIEVIVAAHAESDERLASEAADLLYHLLVLLEVREVSFDAVLAELAKRER; from the coding sequence GTGACACCTGCTGCTTGGCTGGACTCGCTCTCCTTCGACGCCTCCGGACTCCTCCCCGTGGTGGCTCAGGATGCCCATACCGGCGACCTCCTGATGGTCGCCTGGGCCAACCGCGAAGCACTCGCCCGAACCGCCGCCACCGGAGAGGCCCACTACTGGAGCCGCTCGCGGGAGGCCATCTGGCGCAAAGGTGAGACCAGCGGACATACCCAGCGGGTCACCCAGCTCCGGATCGACTGTGACGGCGATACCGTCCTCTACCGCGTCGTCCAGGAGGGCCCCGCCTGCCACACCGGCGCCCCGACCTGCTTCGCCCGCCAGGTGGCCCCCGACGGCAGCGTCACACCGGGGAACGATCCGGGGGGACACCTCCTCACCCGCCTGGCGAGAACCATCGCCCTCCGGCAGGAAGATCGCCCGGCCGGATCGTACACGACCACCCTCTTCGAACGCGGCTTGCCGAAGATTTCGCAGAAGGTCGGCGAAGAAGCCATCGAGGTAATCGTCGCAGCGCACGCCGAGTCCGATGAGCGACTCGCCAGTGAAGCAGCCGATCTACTCTACCACCTTCTCGTCCTCCTTGAGGTACGGGAAGTGTCATTCGACGCCGTGCTCGCCGAGCTGGCCAAGCGGGAGCGCTAA